A single bacterium DNA region contains:
- the tsaA gene encoding tRNA (N6-threonylcarbamoyladenosine(37)-N6)-methyltransferase TrmO has product MTEYILRPVGVVRSALKDAADAPKQGALTCQEAEIVVDPAYLPALVGLERRVAAAGNDDSVDAGHRKGGKIIVLCWMHGADRERLKVHPRDQEMLPERGVFSTRSPHRPNPVSLHTVALLAIEGNVLRVRGMDAIDGTPVIDIKPHSPELDS; this is encoded by the coding sequence ATGACGGAGTACATCCTGCGGCCGGTCGGGGTCGTCCGATCGGCGTTGAAGGACGCGGCGGATGCCCCGAAGCAGGGGGCGCTGACGTGCCAGGAGGCGGAGATCGTCGTCGACCCGGCGTATCTCCCCGCGCTGGTCGGGCTCGAGCGGCGCGTTGCGGCGGCGGGGAACGACGACTCCGTCGACGCCGGACATCGCAAGGGCGGGAAGATCATCGTGCTCTGCTGGATGCACGGTGCGGACCGGGAACGCCTGAAGGTCCACCCCCGGGATCAGGAGATGCTGCCGGAACGCGGTGTCTTCTCGACCCGCTCGCCCCACCGCCCCAACCCCGTATCGCTTCACACGGTCGCATTGCTCGCGATCGAAGGGAACGTGCTGCGCGTCCGGGGGATGGACGCGATCGACGGCACGCCGGTGATCGACATCAAGCCGCACTCGCCGGAACTGGACAGCTAA